One segment of bacterium DNA contains the following:
- the cas8c gene encoding type I-C CRISPR-associated protein Cas8c/Csd1 has product MILQALKEYYDRKPDLPREGWERKAIPFLVVIKENGDFVCFQDTRESDGKRLRAKEFLVPSLGEKKGNGIKANFFWENIEYLFGIPVATGERKPDPERVREQHSMFRHRVEAIVGDCGTLRSVRSFLERIDVEAIQRVARWQDVLDLNQSLLLAIEGRGPVTDDAELRNLIDVSRTPKGVRGRCLVTGEEDEIVVLEPPIRGVRGANPMGASLVSVNNKVSNGVNAGAVPAFSSFSKEQGRNSPIGKSASFAYTTVLNHLLRSDSRQRIQIGDATTIFWSAKDDNFEMLVADFFGEPPKDDPDRLVNAVKNLYKSAHNGAYVTDDNRITFYVLGLSPNAARIAVRFWLRGTVAEIAAKVRHHFDDIRIAHGPKDKDAVALFRLLVSTATQGKAENIPPNLAGDTIRAILEGLPYPQTLLQAAIRRIRVEQGKKDKITGKLLPNVTYERASLIKACLNRKFRSENQQTKEELKVSLDTVNMNIGYRLGRLFAALEKIQIRKFTQNGGKEPNSTIRDKFYGAASGTPASVFGTLIRLSKHHLAGIENVGERINCERLIGEIMSGIADFPPHLKLDDQGRFAIGYYHQMQDFYTKKEKQDQPNKEKT; this is encoded by the coding sequence ATGATCCTGCAAGCGTTGAAGGAATATTACGATCGGAAGCCGGATCTACCCCGGGAAGGTTGGGAGCGGAAAGCCATCCCATTCTTGGTAGTGATCAAAGAAAATGGTGATTTTGTTTGCTTTCAAGACACGAGGGAGTCTGACGGAAAGCGACTGCGTGCAAAAGAGTTTCTTGTTCCTTCTCTAGGCGAAAAGAAGGGCAATGGAATCAAGGCCAATTTCTTTTGGGAAAACATCGAGTACCTGTTTGGGATTCCAGTAGCAACAGGTGAGAGAAAGCCTGACCCTGAACGTGTTCGGGAACAGCATTCTATGTTCCGGCACCGTGTAGAAGCAATTGTAGGCGATTGCGGAACCCTAAGGTCTGTTCGTTCTTTTCTTGAACGAATAGATGTTGAAGCGATCCAGCGTGTGGCGAGGTGGCAGGATGTTCTTGATCTGAATCAGTCTCTTCTTTTGGCGATAGAGGGGCGTGGGCCTGTCACTGACGATGCTGAATTGCGCAATTTGATTGATGTGTCGCGAACACCTAAGGGTGTTCGAGGGCGTTGTTTGGTTACTGGGGAGGAAGATGAAATTGTAGTTCTGGAACCTCCGATTCGTGGTGTTCGCGGCGCGAATCCAATGGGTGCCAGCCTAGTGTCAGTAAATAACAAAGTTTCAAACGGCGTGAACGCAGGGGCAGTGCCTGCATTTTCGTCATTCTCGAAAGAGCAAGGGCGAAACTCTCCCATAGGGAAGTCAGCATCTTTCGCCTACACAACGGTACTCAATCACCTACTGAGAAGTGATTCGCGTCAGCGTATCCAGATCGGCGATGCCACGACTATCTTTTGGAGCGCAAAAGACGATAACTTTGAAATGCTGGTAGCTGATTTCTTTGGGGAGCCGCCCAAAGATGATCCAGATCGTTTAGTGAATGCTGTCAAAAATCTCTACAAATCTGCACATAATGGTGCTTATGTCACGGATGATAACCGAATAACGTTTTATGTATTGGGTCTGTCACCAAACGCGGCCCGCATTGCCGTTCGCTTCTGGTTGCGAGGAACAGTGGCTGAAATTGCAGCTAAGGTCAGGCATCATTTCGATGATATTCGGATTGCGCATGGACCAAAGGACAAGGATGCCGTTGCGCTTTTTCGTTTGCTGGTTTCCACGGCTACCCAAGGGAAAGCGGAAAATATTCCGCCTAACCTTGCAGGTGATACGATACGGGCTATTCTCGAAGGACTACCGTATCCGCAAACGCTGTTGCAGGCGGCTATTAGGCGTATTCGCGTCGAGCAAGGGAAAAAAGACAAAATAACCGGTAAATTATTGCCCAATGTGACTTACGAGCGTGCCTCGCTCATAAAAGCTTGTCTAAATCGCAAATTTAGATCTGAAAACCAACAAACAAAGGAGGAACTGAAAGTGAGTCTCGATACAGTTAATATGAATATCGGCTATCGGCTCGGGCGACTGTTTGCCGCGCTTGAGAAAATTCAAATTAGGAAGTTCACTCAGAACGGTGGGAAAGAACCAAATTCCACAATTCGGGATAAATTCTATGGTGCGGCGTCGGGAACGCCAGCATCTGTTTTTGGAACATTAATTCGATTAAGTAAACATCATCTTGCAGGCATTGAAAATGTTGGCGAACGGATCAATTGCGAGCGACTGATAGGTGAGATTATGTCCGGAATTGCTGATTTTCCCCCGCATCTCAAGTTGGATGATCAGGGAAGATTTGCAATCGGCTACTATCACCAGATGCAGGATTTCTACACTAAGAAAGAAAAACAAGACCAACCAAATAAGGAGAAAACATGA
- a CDS encoding four helix bundle protein — MRYKNFEDVPVWQAGIEMTAQVFRLTDDKDFRFKGDIANQIQRAALSVPNNIAEGFERGTTPELITFLYYAKGSAGEVRSICHVIDRLPYFNHLKSQISDLISLATSISRQLSAWATSLQEGDIKGPRYLTEQSKESYQQKQRASTFTEKLKRDQDALLARLKAERAGGAPIPS; from the coding sequence ATGCGATACAAAAACTTCGAAGATGTGCCGGTCTGGCAGGCTGGCATTGAAATGACGGCGCAAGTGTTCAGGTTGACTGATGATAAGGATTTTCGCTTTAAAGGGGATATCGCAAACCAGATCCAGCGCGCCGCTCTGTCAGTTCCCAATAATATCGCCGAGGGTTTTGAGCGCGGCACCACGCCGGAACTGATCACGTTTCTGTATTACGCTAAAGGCTCCGCCGGTGAGGTGCGTTCAATTTGCCACGTCATCGACCGTTTGCCGTATTTCAATCATCTCAAATCTCAGATATCAGATCTCATATCACTTGCCACCTCCATTTCCCGACAACTGTCTGCCTGGGCAACATCTCTTCAAGAAGGCGATATCAAGGGGCCTCGTTACCTTACCGAACAATCCAAGGAGTCTTACCAGCAAAAACAAAGAGCCTCTACTTTTACAGAGAAGCTTAAACGTGATCAGGATGCTCTACTTGCGCGGTTAAAGGCGGAGCGTGCCGGTGGCGCTCCGATTCCATCATGA
- the cas4 gene encoding CRISPR-associated protein Cas4, whose translation MYPEEELLPISALQHLLFCERQCALIHIEHVWEENRLTVEGKNMHERVHEQTSESRPGIRIARGLRLRSLRLGLVGMADVVEFHLVSHISDFKSPPQPFPVEYKRGKPKADHSDEVQLCAQALCLEEMLDVTIPAGALFYGTTHRRQDVNFDEPLRALTIQTAQRLHVLIETGKTPPAQYAPKCDHCSLINVCLPKKLAANQTVARYLAGVLILKSQI comes from the coding sequence ATGTATCCCGAAGAAGAACTGCTTCCGATCTCCGCGCTCCAGCACCTGCTGTTCTGTGAACGGCAGTGTGCTTTGATCCATATTGAGCATGTCTGGGAGGAGAACCGGTTGACGGTAGAAGGCAAGAACATGCACGAGCGTGTTCATGAACAGACTTCCGAAAGCCGGCCAGGCATCCGTATTGCCCGTGGTCTTCGTCTTCGTTCCCTTCGGCTTGGCTTGGTAGGAATGGCGGATGTGGTGGAATTTCATCTGGTATCTCATATTTCAGATTTTAAATCGCCCCCTCAGCCCTTTCCTGTGGAATATAAGCGGGGCAAGCCTAAAGCGGATCATTCTGATGAGGTGCAACTCTGCGCTCAAGCTTTGTGCTTGGAAGAGATGCTGGACGTGACCATTCCCGCAGGCGCCTTATTCTATGGGACTACCCACCGACGACAAGATGTAAACTTCGACGAACCGTTGCGGGCGTTGACTATCCAAACAGCCCAGCGGCTACATGTTCTGATCGAAACCGGCAAAACCCCGCCTGCTCAATATGCCCCCAAATGCGACCATTGCTCGCTTATAAATGTGTGTCTGCCAAAGAAATTAGCTGCAAATCAAACCGTTGCTCGGTATTTGGCTGGCGTGCTCATTCTCAAATCTCAAATTTGA
- the cas1c gene encoding type I-C CRISPR-associated endonuclease Cas1c yields the protein MKKLLNTLFVTTQGAYLCHEGEAILVRVEKETKLRIPIHTLGGIVGFGQVSCSPSLMHLCSERGVAISFLSAQGRFLARVEGPVSGNVLLRREQYRRADLPERCVEIARSIVLAKVVNCRSVLMRAARDHEGKSGIEEIERSARRLGVLLDTIKTETDLAVLRGREGDAANTYFEAFDHMITAQKDDFFFKCRSRRPPLDNMNALLSFIYTLLAHDAASALHSVGLDPQVGFLHADRPGRPSLALDLMEEFRPFLADRLALSLVNLKQVQGKGFKKTESGAVEMTDETRKELLVAYQKRKQEEIQHPFIGETAPVGLLMYLQALLMARFLRGDLDGYPPFVWK from the coding sequence ATGAAAAAGCTGCTCAATACTCTTTTTGTGACAACTCAAGGGGCTTACCTTTGCCATGAGGGTGAGGCCATCCTGGTGCGAGTGGAAAAGGAAACCAAACTTCGCATTCCCATTCATACACTCGGAGGTATCGTCGGGTTCGGGCAAGTATCATGTAGTCCCTCACTTATGCATCTTTGCAGTGAGCGTGGAGTGGCGATCAGTTTTCTGTCAGCACAGGGACGTTTTCTGGCACGGGTGGAGGGGCCGGTTTCAGGGAATGTGCTGCTCCGACGGGAACAATACCGCCGTGCCGATTTACCGGAGCGCTGCGTGGAGATAGCCCGATCAATCGTGTTGGCGAAAGTCGTCAATTGCCGGTCTGTTCTCATGAGGGCCGCACGGGATCATGAGGGAAAGTCAGGGATCGAGGAGATTGAGCGCTCGGCAAGACGGTTGGGGGTGCTCTTGGATACCATTAAGACGGAGACGGACCTTGCCGTTTTGCGCGGACGGGAAGGGGATGCAGCCAATACCTATTTTGAGGCCTTCGATCACATGATCACGGCTCAAAAAGACGATTTCTTTTTTAAATGTCGAAGTCGACGCCCCCCTCTCGATAATATGAACGCCCTGCTATCGTTTATCTACACGCTTTTAGCTCACGATGCTGCCTCTGCCTTGCATTCTGTGGGGCTGGATCCCCAGGTGGGATTCCTTCATGCCGACCGGCCGGGTAGACCAAGTCTGGCCTTGGATCTTATGGAGGAGTTCCGGCCTTTTCTAGCTGACCGTTTGGCTTTGTCGCTCGTAAATCTAAAGCAGGTGCAAGGGAAAGGGTTCAAGAAAACTGAGTCCGGTGCTGTAGAGATGACGGATGAGACCCGAAAGGAATTATTGGTGGCATATCAAAAACGGAAACAGGAGGAAATCCAGCACCCATTTATTGGGGAAACCGCACCGGTTGGTTTATTGATGTATTTACAGGCATTATTAATGGCGAGATTTCTGCGCGGAGATCTGGATGGCTATCCTCCTTTTGTGTGGAAGTAG
- the cas2 gene encoding CRISPR-associated endonuclease Cas2, protein MLVLVSYDVSTTTAAGKRRLNRVAKVCLDYGQRVQNSVFECIVDPAQWAECRHRLETAADPNEDSLRYYFLGANWQHRVEHVGAKPAVDLEGPLVV, encoded by the coding sequence ATGCTGGTTCTAGTGAGTTATGACGTAAGCACAACAACGGCGGCAGGAAAGCGGCGTTTGAACCGGGTGGCTAAAGTGTGTCTGGATTACGGCCAGCGGGTTCAGAATTCGGTGTTTGAGTGCATTGTGGATCCCGCCCAATGGGCCGAGTGTCGGCATCGACTTGAGACCGCTGCTGACCCGAATGAGGATAGTCTGCGATACTATTTCCTCGGGGCGAATTGGCAGCACCGGGTAGAACATGTCGGCGCAAAGCCGGCAGTAGATTTGGAAGGGCCACTGGTGGTGTAA
- a CDS encoding DUF362 domain-containing protein — MRASVNLVNCPDYASVSEALSRLMAGLGGIGQFVKPGQSVLIKPNLLSDHTPEDAVTTHPEVVRALIRLVKSAGATPWVADSPAMIADLRRVWERTGMEAVCREENAPLVNLEKAGSKSFEENGIRFTIANPVLEADAIITVPKVKTHVLTGLTGAMKNLYGTVPGLQKTSFHKMYPYPQDFAKLLVAIFRHVKPVLAVADGVVGMEGNGPSAGIPIHLGFLAASADAVALDVVLCRTLGLEPRNVIHLELARQAGLGFQDWSQIDVGGDIAIRALAPREHRLPATVPIQYVPRWLIRLVEPYIWHRPRFLLNCMFCGKCVKACPAEALTISPGYQPVLNSKKCIACCCCHEMCPVHAIEMQPSPFFRFARKFTAGRKQ; from the coding sequence ATGCGAGCGTCTGTAAATTTGGTCAACTGCCCTGATTATGCCTCTGTCTCAGAGGCCTTGTCGCGCCTGATGGCCGGGTTGGGAGGGATTGGGCAGTTTGTCAAACCGGGACAGTCAGTTCTGATCAAGCCTAATCTCCTCTCTGATCATACCCCGGAGGATGCGGTGACCACCCATCCCGAGGTGGTGCGGGCTTTGATCCGGCTGGTGAAGTCCGCCGGTGCCACACCTTGGGTCGCGGATAGTCCTGCGATGATCGCTGATTTGCGGCGGGTCTGGGAACGGACCGGTATGGAGGCGGTGTGCCGCGAGGAGAATGCCCCGCTTGTGAATCTGGAGAAGGCGGGCTCTAAAAGTTTCGAGGAGAACGGAATCCGCTTCACTATTGCCAATCCGGTGCTGGAGGCGGATGCCATCATTACCGTGCCCAAGGTGAAGACGCACGTTCTGACGGGTTTGACCGGTGCGATGAAAAACCTGTATGGCACGGTTCCGGGATTGCAGAAGACGTCCTTTCACAAGATGTATCCTTACCCGCAGGACTTCGCCAAGCTACTGGTCGCCATATTCCGCCACGTGAAGCCGGTGTTGGCGGTAGCGGATGGGGTGGTGGGGATGGAGGGGAACGGGCCTTCCGCTGGGATCCCGATCCATTTGGGATTTCTGGCCGCCTCGGCGGATGCTGTTGCTCTAGATGTGGTGCTTTGCAGAACGCTGGGTCTTGAACCCAGAAATGTCATTCATCTGGAGTTGGCGCGTCAGGCTGGGTTAGGTTTTCAGGATTGGAGTCAGATCGATGTGGGCGGAGATATCGCAATCCGTGCCTTGGCACCACGGGAGCATCGCCTGCCTGCCACAGTGCCAATTCAATATGTGCCCCGCTGGCTCATCCGTCTGGTGGAGCCGTATATTTGGCATCGGCCAAGGTTTCTGCTAAACTGTATGTTTTGCGGCAAATGTGTGAAAGCCTGTCCGGCTGAAGCCTTGACCATATCACCCGGATATCAGCCGGTGCTGAATTCCAAGAAATGTATAGCCTGTTGTTGCTGTCACGAGATGTGTCCGGTCCATGCGATCGAGATGCAGCCGAGTCCGTTTTTCAGATTTGCACGGAAGTTTACCGCAGGACGGAAGCAGTAA
- the cas7c gene encoding type I-C CRISPR-associated protein Cas7/Csd2, with protein MSTLVKNRYDFVLIFDVQDGNPNGDPDAGNLPRIDAESGQGLVTDVCLKRKIRNFVQMTRNLSKGYDIFVKEKAVLNRLINGAYETLEIDLEKTPANKKDGETRKEKGVGQGQEVDKVRTQMCSDYFDIRAFGAVMSTGANAGQVRGPVQFTFGRSVDPVVTLEHCITRMAVTTEADAEKQSGDNRTMGRKNTVPYGVYVSHGFISAHLANQTGFGEEDLKLLWDALVNMFEHDRSAARGLMATQRLVIFKHDSALGNAQAHKLFERVTLKRKDENKPARSFSDYALAIDKSALPAGVSVIEMP; from the coding sequence ATGAGTACCCTAGTAAAGAATCGTTATGACTTTGTATTGATCTTTGATGTGCAGGATGGAAACCCCAATGGTGACCCTGATGCGGGCAATCTGCCGCGTATTGACGCCGAATCCGGACAAGGTCTCGTCACGGATGTTTGCCTCAAGAGAAAGATCAGGAACTTTGTGCAAATGACACGAAATTTATCAAAAGGCTATGATATCTTTGTTAAGGAAAAAGCTGTGCTGAACAGGCTCATCAATGGTGCATACGAAACTTTAGAAATTGATTTGGAGAAAACGCCAGCCAATAAGAAAGACGGAGAAACGCGAAAAGAAAAAGGTGTTGGGCAAGGTCAGGAAGTGGATAAGGTGCGGACACAAATGTGTTCGGATTACTTCGATATTCGCGCATTTGGTGCCGTGATGTCCACAGGTGCTAATGCAGGTCAAGTCCGTGGACCGGTTCAATTTACTTTTGGGCGTTCGGTTGATCCTGTTGTGACATTAGAGCACTGCATCACCCGTATGGCTGTGACAACGGAGGCGGATGCTGAAAAGCAAAGTGGTGATAACCGTACAATGGGCCGGAAAAACACTGTGCCTTATGGCGTTTATGTTTCCCACGGGTTTATTTCCGCCCATTTGGCTAACCAAACCGGTTTTGGAGAAGAAGACCTCAAGCTGTTATGGGATGCATTGGTTAATATGTTCGAACATGACCGGTCGGCCGCACGTGGGCTAATGGCAACCCAGAGGCTGGTAATATTCAAACACGATAGCGCTCTCGGTAATGCACAGGCTCATAAACTATTTGAGCGGGTTACTCTTAAGCGTAAAGATGAGAACAAACCGGCCCGTAGTTTCTCGGACTATGCCTTGGCGATCGATAAATCAGCATTGCCTGCCGGTGTCTCCGTCATTGAAATGCCCTAA
- a CDS encoding LacI family DNA-binding transcriptional regulator, translating into MSYPVLIMDVAKAAGVAKSTVSLVLNGHGNSRRISPTTQERIHAIVRQMGYQPDPAARHVALGNTPFYYPEYLKARETSLESKVQSPESMPEVPLDTGPTEPATPSETLEPVVIEEPMPESVPVAEPIVLPEPVVTPTPATVIEPKPAPQPEPVTVSAPVAEETPGVVMVSLESKVQSPESMPEVPLEAGPKDPGTPSETLEPVVIEEPMPEPVPAAEPVVIPEPVVTPTPVIIIEPKPAPQPEPVTVSAPVVEETPGVVMVSLESKVQSPESMPEVPLDTGPKDPGTPSETLEPVVIEEQTPEQVPVVASQ; encoded by the coding sequence ATGAGCTATCCGGTTTTAATAATGGACGTTGCCAAGGCCGCGGGAGTCGCCAAATCGACTGTCTCCCTCGTCCTCAATGGCCATGGTAATTCACGCCGGATCAGCCCTACCACTCAGGAACGTATCCACGCCATTGTCCGCCAGATGGGGTATCAACCCGATCCAGCCGCCAGACATGTTGCCTTGGGAAACACTCCGTTCTATTACCCGGAATATCTGAAGGCGAGGGAGACGAGTCTTGAGTCGAAAGTCCAAAGTCCGGAGTCAATGCCCGAAGTCCCCTTGGATACCGGGCCGACGGAGCCTGCCACACCAAGCGAGACACTGGAACCAGTCGTCATTGAGGAGCCAATGCCGGAGTCGGTACCGGTTGCGGAGCCGATCGTCTTACCGGAACCGGTTGTCACGCCAACGCCAGCGACAGTCATCGAACCAAAGCCTGCGCCCCAGCCCGAACCCGTGACGGTGTCTGCTCCGGTCGCGGAAGAAACGCCGGGAGTGGTGATGGTGAGTCTCGAGTCGAAAGTCCAAAGTCCCGAGTCAATGCCGGAAGTCCCCTTGGAGGCCGGGCCGAAGGATCCTGGCACACCAAGCGAGACACTGGAACCAGTCGTCATTGAGGAGCCAATGCCGGAGCCAGTGCCGGCGGCAGAACCGGTCGTCATACCGGAACCGGTTGTCACGCCAACGCCAGTGATAATCATCGAGCCAAAGCCTGCGCCCCAGCCCGAACCCGTGACGGTGTCTGCTCCGGTCGTGGAGGAAACGCCGGGAGTGGTGATGGTGAGTCTCGAGTCGAAAGTCCAAAGTCCAGAGTCAATGCCGGAAGTCCCCTTGGATACCGGGCCGAAGGATCCTGGCACACCAAGCGAGACACTGGAACCAGTCGTCATTGAGGAGCAAACACCGGAGCAGGTGCCGGTCGTCGCGTCCCAGTAA
- the cas5c gene encoding type I-C CRISPR-associated protein Cas5c gives MKGFCLEVSGEFACFTRPEMKVERVSYDVITPSAARAIFDAILWKPTIRWQIKKIEVLSPIRWASVRRNEVGKVASPGSKGIFIDDGKTRQQRAGLILRDVKYRLHAEFKFISPDNRGRGMNPVPEWLVDPEEVLEFKKPDVRTDETEAKYAAMFERRAKKGQCFNQPYLGCREFSCAFTLVDSINEMETPLPVPETRDLGWMLYDLDFSDPKDIKPMFFRVEMKEGVIMVPAFDSEEVRK, from the coding sequence ATGAAAGGTTTTTGTCTGGAAGTCAGTGGTGAATTCGCCTGTTTCACAAGGCCTGAGATGAAGGTTGAGCGCGTCAGTTATGATGTCATCACTCCATCGGCGGCCCGTGCAATCTTTGACGCTATTTTGTGGAAGCCGACTATCCGGTGGCAAATAAAAAAAATAGAAGTGCTATCGCCTATTCGATGGGCGTCAGTCCGAAGGAATGAAGTCGGGAAGGTGGCGTCGCCAGGTTCAAAGGGTATCTTCATTGATGATGGGAAAACCCGCCAACAACGTGCCGGGCTCATTCTGCGTGACGTAAAGTACCGGCTTCACGCTGAATTTAAATTTATTTCGCCGGATAATAGGGGAAGGGGTATGAATCCAGTGCCGGAATGGTTGGTAGATCCCGAGGAGGTACTAGAGTTTAAGAAGCCGGATGTGCGCACAGACGAAACCGAGGCAAAGTACGCCGCCATGTTTGAGCGAAGAGCCAAAAAAGGGCAGTGTTTCAACCAACCCTATCTCGGCTGCCGCGAATTCTCCTGTGCGTTCACTTTGGTTGATTCGATCAATGAAATGGAAACTCCTCTTCCAGTCCCAGAAACTCGTGATTTGGGCTGGATGCTTTATGATCTTGATTTTTCTGATCCGAAGGACATTAAGCCGATGTTTTTCCGGGTCGAAATGAAAGAAGGCGTCATTATGGTTCCGGCTTTCGACAGCGAGGAGGTGCGCAAATGA
- a CDS encoding Bro-N domain-containing protein has protein sequence MAKKEMIVPAAPLAVFKGKQVRRIIHDNEWWFSVVDVVAALTDSVNPRDYWSKMKIREKDEAGVQLSTICLQLKLESADGKRYETDCANAEGVFRIIQSIPSPKAEPFKRWLAKVGFERVQEIENPELATKRTRLLYKLKGYSDDWIEKRMRGIAIREELTDEWQKRGAAEDTDYEILTAEISKAAFGVTPLEYKKIKGLKRENLRDHMDDFELIFSMLGERSTTEIHRQEDSRGVPKLKADAQAGGRIAGDARKALEKRLKRPIVSSQNYLRKKEADKRLKT, from the coding sequence ATGGCAAAGAAGGAAATGATCGTCCCTGCTGCCCCGCTGGCTGTCTTTAAGGGCAAGCAGGTGCGGCGAATCATTCATGACAATGAATGGTGGTTTTCGGTCGTGGATGTGGTGGCGGCCCTCACGGATAGTGTGAACCCCCGTGACTACTGGTCCAAAATGAAAATCCGGGAAAAGGATGAGGCAGGAGTTCAGTTGTCGACAATTTGTCTACAACTGAAACTTGAGTCGGCGGATGGCAAAAGATACGAGACCGACTGCGCCAATGCAGAGGGTGTTTTTCGTATTATCCAGTCCATCCCATCGCCCAAAGCTGAGCCGTTCAAACGCTGGCTTGCGAAGGTCGGTTTCGAGCGTGTCCAGGAGATCGAAAATCCTGAATTGGCCACTAAGCGAACCCGCTTACTGTATAAGCTCAAAGGCTACAGTGACGATTGGATCGAAAAGCGGATGCGGGGTATCGCAATCCGCGAGGAGCTGACGGACGAATGGCAGAAGCGGGGTGCCGCTGAGGATACGGATTACGAAATTCTTACGGCGGAAATATCCAAAGCCGCGTTTGGCGTGACTCCCTTGGAGTACAAAAAAATCAAAGGGCTCAAACGCGAAAACCTGCGTGATCATATGGATGATTTCGAGTTGATTTTCAGCATGTTGGGGGAAAGGTCGACGACTGAAATCCATCGCCAGGAAGATTCGAGAGGAGTTCCTAAACTGAAAGCGGATGCCCAGGCTGGTGGGCGCATCGCTGGCGATGCACGCAAGGCGTTGGAGAAGCGGCTGAAACGGCCGATTGTCTCTAGTCAGAATTATCTGCGGAAAAAAGAGGCCGATAAAAGATTGAAGACCTGA